From the genome of Vicia villosa cultivar HV-30 ecotype Madison, WI linkage group LG2, Vvil1.0, whole genome shotgun sequence, one region includes:
- the LOC131649718 gene encoding uncharacterized protein LOC131649718: MSQSPSSKKPTPISETASGSRAPNVVSNQDVVLDVVPLNSVPSSDSARSHPRKMHARKSTGGSVPETFPVQGREGSTYVHNAIANIVTRILNEGHKVEGISVPLAQMPASDDDQGEHDEVSKDQENVETSASNDRTFADNDETHVVKDVETSAGNDKTPAAKDVETTEAVNAEPEKDEEVPVVPAVPAEKDENPKVHDVVDLDDLEDPIDIADDDLISSISNRVKARKGKQVCDQQFLKPQVAPLKTAAKERVKRVSTEPAKSESKVTMKKRKERSVSATEDDVLSDVPDIPSKKKIAVTKSSTKVRDVPLDNIYLHYASNAIQWKFVYQRRLALERELANDALECQEIMKLIKDAGLMKTVSHFSKCYEMLVKEFIVNLSQDCGNGTTDDFHKVYVRRKCIDFSPAVINLYLGRDGKAQPELEVTDNEVCKEITGGTVKRWPIKSKLSVSSLNGRYALLHKIGAANWVPTNHTSTIAVGLGRFIYAVGTKTKFDYGSYIFDQTMRHAGTSATKLPIAFPSLICGIILKQHPGILKSKDTVCKRETALSFHYKLLQRSDDKTSAGTSQPRKSVTKALLIAELKETCQELENRKLKLENLIHSLEQSTDDDLVGDKNGANMDEDQEAEAEAEDAEAESAESESSDAAEETSSSSDDNSDGSSDEDSDGADD, encoded by the coding sequence ATGTCTCAGAGTCCTTCCTCAAAGAAACCTACTCCGATTtctgaaacagcatcaggttCTAGGGCACCAAATGTTGTGAGCAATCAAGATGTGGTACTGGATGTCGTGCCATTGAACTCTGTCCCTTCTTCCGATTCTGCTCGCAGTCatccaagaaagatgcatgcaagaaagtCTACCGGAGGATCTGTCCCAGAAACTTTTCCTGTCCAGGGTAGAGAAGGCTCGACATATGTTCATAATGCAATTGCAAACATTGTCaccagaatcttgaatgaaggacACAAGGTCGAAGGAATttctgttcctctagcccaaatgcCCGCTTCAGATGATGATCAAGGTGAGCATGATGAGGTAAGCAAAGATCAAGAAAATGTTGAGACTTCGGCTAGTAATGATAGGACATTTGCTGATAATGATGAGACGCATGTTGttaaagatgttgagacatctgctgGAAATGATAAGACCCCTGCtgccaaagatgttgaaacaACCGAGGCTGTCAATGCTGAacctgagaaagatgaagaggttcctgttgttcctgctgttcctgctgAGAAAGATGAAAACCCTAAAGTACATGATGTAGTGGATCTTGATGATCTTGAGGATCCTATTGatattgctgatgatgacctcatTTCCAGCATCTCCAACAGGGTTAAGGCTCGTAAAGGAAAGCAAGTCTGTGATCAACAATTTCTCAAGCCACAGGTTGCTCCCCTGAAGACTGCTGCTAAAGAAAGGGTGAAGAGAGTTTCCACTGAACCTGCAAAGTCTGAAAGCAAAGTTActatgaagaagagaaaggaaagaagtgTTTCTGCCACAGAAGATGATGTCctaagtgatgtccctgacatcccttccaagaagaagattgctgtcaCAAAATCCTCCACAAAGGTTCGTGATGTCCCTTTGGATAATATTTACTTGCACTATGCATCAAATGCTATCCAGTGGAAGTTTGTTTATCAAAGAAGGTTGGCTCTAGAGAGAGAActagcaaatgatgctctggaatgtCAAGAGATCATGAAGCTCATCAAGGATGCAGGTTTGATGAAAACTGTTTCTCATTTTTCAAAAtgttatgaaatgcttgtgaaggaATTTATTGTGAATCTGTCTCAAGATTGTGGTAATGGCACAACTGATGATTTCCATAAGGTGTATGTTAGAAGAAAGTGTATAGATTTTTCTCCTGCTGTTATCAACTTATATCTAGGAAGAGATGGTaaagctcaacctgagcttgaggTGACTGACAATGAGGTCTGCAAGGAAATCACTGGTGGTACGGTTAAGAGGTGGCCTATTAAGAGCAAACTGTCTGTCAGTTCTCTTAATGGCAGGTATGCATTGCTGCACAAAATTGGTGCTGCTAACTGGGTACCTACCAATCACACTTCCACTATTGCTGTTGGCCTAGGAAGATTCATATATGCTGTGGGAACCAAGACAAAATTCGACTATGGCTCTTACATATTTGATCAAACCATGAGGCATGCTGGTACCTCTGCTACCAAGCTTCCCATTGCCTTCCCATCTCTGATATGTGGAATCATCCTCAAGCAACACCCAGGAATTCTGAAAAGTAAAGATACTGTGTGCAAGAGGGAGACTGCTCTGTCCTTTCACTACAAGCTGCTGCAGAGATCTGATGACAagacatctgctgggacatctcAACCCAGAAAATCTGTGACCAAAGCTCTCCTTATTGCTGAGTTAAAAGAGACGTGTCAAGAGCTGGAGAACAGGAAGCTGAAACTTGAAAATCTCATCCACAGTCTTGAGCAGTCTACAGATGATGATCTTGTTGGTGACAAGAATGGTGCCAATATGGATGAAGACCAAGAGGCTGAGGCAGAAGCTGAGGATGCTGAGGCTGAGAGTGCTGAGAGTGAGAGTAGTGATGCTGCTGAAGAGACTAGTAGCTCCAGTGATGACAATTCTGATGGGTCAAGTGATGAAGACAGTGATGGGGCTGATGATTAG